In Parcubacteria group bacterium CG10_big_fil_rev_8_21_14_0_10_36_14, the sequence CTATGTAAACGTTCAAAGAACGGCTTTAGTTACTTGCCGATAAGTATAGCATATTTTTGCCTTTTTGTCAAGTATTTTGTTTAATTTTATACTAAAATTAGCAAAATCCCCGTTTTATAACTATCAAGGAACCAGCATTTACTGTCCCACCCACAATCTGACCATACCTCCTTTACAGATAAATGTATAGTTGTTATACTTGATGTTGTGCCGTAAAACAAACCCAAAACGAGAGGAGCGGCCATGAGAAAAACACAGATTGTTCTTTTTGTAACGTTTTCTTTTTTTATGCTCTTTACATCCGATGCTATTGCTCAATATTGCGGAAACGGAATTGTGGAAACCGGCGAAGAATGTGACGGTGGAAAACTATCTTGTTCAACCGAAATCCCGGGAACGGTAGGTCCTTTTTATTGCACATCCGAATGCATTTGGTATGACGGATATTGCCGAGATGATGCTTGTGGAAACTATACCACAGACCAAGGAGAAGTTTGTGATCATTTGGTCACAACCTGCTCTTCGTTAAATCATGGAAATGGACTGGCCTTTTGCTCTTTCGATTGTGGCGGATATGACCTATCAAATTGCTCTGATTTCCAGAGCTGTGGAAATAACACAATAGAGTTCCGTGAAAAATGTGACGGCAATAGCGTTTCTTGCGCGTCTCTCGGTTACGGTCCAGGAACCGCTGACTGCAGATCTGATTGTGCGGGATTTGATGCCTCAACTTGTGAAGTAAAAATGGTAGAAATGACAATGGACGTTTACGACACTTGCACAGATAGTCTAACACCTATTTTCGAGCTCTACGATACTGACGAAAAAGATGCGTCAGTCGGTGGAGCATTCAAATTTCCAGAAACAAACACCGTATACAACTATACATTCTATTGCGTTCCCCAACATATAATTTGCTACGGCGCATGGCTAAGTAATAGCGTCTATCTTGGATGCGGTAGAGGTTGTAGCTATTATCCATATCAACTTTCCTGTTTTGAATGCGAAGAAAACGGAAGCATCAATATCACACTCCCCTGCTGGCTTTAAAAAAACCAAAGCTTCTCAAAAAGAGAAGCTTTTTTAATTGCACAAATCCGTATTAGCGAATTTATATAAAATACGCCGTGTAATTTTAATTAATTTCCTACCTATACAAAAATGGCGTCTGCAAAGCTAGACTTTGTGTATTAAAATAACGAACGCTCGGTTATTTTTTGTAAAAAATCATCTTTTTCTGAATCTGTCATTAAAACCACCTGACTTTTTTGCGATTTAAAAGGATGGAGCTTAAAGTTTAATTTATCATTTTCAAAAACTATTTCAATTGCTAATCCTTTTT encodes:
- a CDS encoding capsule biosynthesis protein produces the protein DYGADLIIGHHPHVVQGIETYKNKLIFYSLGNFVFDQYIIDEAQKGLAIEIVFENDKLNFKLHPFKSQKSQVVLMTDSEKDDFLQKITERSLF